A single Fusarium oxysporum Fo47 chromosome IV, complete sequence DNA region contains:
- a CDS encoding Alpha/Beta hydrolase protein, which yields MKYKFFTILWCAVAPVNGALHASPRAANKFFSGHSGVPDFTLRLGSDTARVCNSSNPGTSGFIETKTDESSIFFWAYESKNDPKRDPVILWMTGGPGGSSAGYGNLMELGPCRIAPEGGFTVENEFGWNANATLLFVDQPITVGYSHGTHMPVDLVESSKIMDQFLRQFFVAYPELAGLDFYIAGESYGGSWVPALANTILKTQASLDKPRQSLQAQPPRYQFLTGPSNNIPTKPKINLKGIMVGNGLVRLSVQNRGSFMTVCSGPDSLFNASQCEEWAPRAMWCENNLSICETQGMTSQVCKDAQDNCTAIADVVIDQMGRNPYDYRQHCKGLDGCFPEMAHIDEYLNRHDIKEALGVPQHVNYTGLSYPVLEQWEKNGDLWRRSDNYVNFLLEATTIQNIRVLIYVGDKDLYSNAAGMRLLLDHGLSWHGQPLMRLRELAPWYEGANVAGRWKSYEPLTFAEIAEAGHLAPFDKSRESLTLINSWIQGNMPTK from the exons ATGAAGTACAAATTCTTCACCATTCTTTGGTGTGCCGTCGCACCAGTGAATGGAGCACTTCACGCCTCTCCTCGCGCAGCCAACAAGTTCTTTTCTGGTCATTCTGGAGTGCCAGATTTCACGTTACGCCTGGGTTCCGACACGGCGAGAGTGTGCAATAGTTCTAATCCGGGCACATCAGGGTTTATCGAGACCAAAACGGACGAGTCGTCTatcttcttctgggcttATGAGAGCAAAAATGATCCCAAGAGAGATCCGGTGATTCTCTGGATGACCGG AGGCCCAGGCGGATCTTCAGCAGGTTATGGAAATTTGATGGAACTGGGACCGTGTCGCATTGCTCCTGAAGGTGGTTTCACTGTCGAGAATGAGTTTGGCTGGAACGCCAATGCGACGCTTCTTTTCGTTGA CCAGCCCATCACTGTAGGCTACTCCCATGGGACGCATATGCCTGTTGATTTGGTTGAATCCTCCAAGATCATGGACCAGTTTCTCCGCCAATTCTTCGTCGCGTACCCCGAGCTTGCAGGTCTAGACTTTTACATCGCAGGCGAGTCCTATGGCGGATCGTGGGTTCCCGCTCTGGCGAATACCATCTTGAAGACGCAAGCGAGTCTAGATAAACCCAGACAGAGTCTGCAGGCACAGCCACCAAGATATCAGTTTCTCACAGGTCCCTCAAACAACATCCCCACCAAGCCCAAGATCAACCTCAAAGGCATAATGGTAGGGAACGGTCTTGTTCGTCTCTCGGTGCAGAATAGAGGTAGTTTCATGACCGTATGCTCGGGGCCAGATAGTCTCTTCAACGCATCGCAATGCGAAGAGTGGGCTCCACGAGCCATGTGGTGCGAGAACAATCTCAGCATTTGCGAGACTCAGGGAATGACTTCTCAGGTTTGCAAAGACGCACAGGACAATTGCACCGCCATAGCCGACGTTGTCATTGACCAGATGGGCAGGAACCCATATGACTACAGGCAACATTGCAAAGGCCTTGATGGATGCTTTCCAGAAATGGCACACATAGACGAGTACCTGAATCGTCATGACATCAAGGAGGCTCTCGGAGTGCCGCAACATGTGAACTACACAGGCCTGTCGTATCCCGTCTTGGAACAATGGGAGAAGAATGGTGATTTATGGCGACGGAGCGATAATTATGTCAATTTCCTTCTGGAAGCG ACAACCATACAGAACATCCGCGTTCTAATCTACGTCGGCGATAAGGACTTGTACTCAAACGCTGCCGGTATGCGACTACTTCTTGACCACGGCTTGAGCTGGCACGGGCAACCATTGATGCGCCTGAGGGAGCTAGCCCCTTGGTACGAGGGAGCCAATGTGGCTGGTCGATGGAAGTCGTATGAACCTCTTACCTTTGCTGAGATTGCCGAGGCTGGGCATTTGGCGCCATTTGACAAGTCTCGAGAGTCGCTGACGCTGATCAACTCGTGGATACAAGGGAACATGCCTACCAAGTGA
- a CDS encoding pyridoxal phosphate-dependent transferase: MSTELMPSSRARAALHQDPVGTLMEEVKLKPQYHPVLRPNGMINLSGALNSLMTDWMATYAEKEPLSMSECLSYGPLTGSQDLLEAAAGYFNRFFSPCEPIRAEHILAANGVTSLMDMVAWTLCDPGQGVLYLTANFFMLDYNMTVRAGLTTIPVSTLDLSNPFGSNGLSELTSALDMASSSALKDRGIECRVLFLCNPTNPQGRCYSPQTLEGLASWCIEKRMHLVVDEIYAMSTLADNNDDADITPFTSILSTSSQKNVHCLYGMSKDFNMGGLRMGFLVTRNPVIKAAASQAAWFTWLTVASDKFVTRFLQQLDVIQGYLDNYCSKLTEAYRRTTTALNKYKIPFQRADAGLFVFIDLSRWVHNFEAGKMGSSEMQLCRMLIDNGVFLNPGQFSLSSLPDAIVLDVSALFIRKIQQSSNWQSNVLDRLWIH, encoded by the exons ATGTCAACCGAATTGATGCCTTCATCTCGAGCTCGGGCCGCTCTTCACCAAGACCCAGTAGGGACACTGATGGAGGAGGTTAAACTCAAGCCTCAATATCACCCCGTCTTGCGCCCAAACGGCATGATTAATCTTTCCGGGGCTCTTAATTCACTCATGACAGATTGGATGGCTACATATGCTGAGAAAGAGCCATTGTCCATGTCTGAGTGCTTGTCATATGGTCCGCTTACTGGGTCTCAGGATCTTctcgaggctgctgctggctACTTTAACCGCTTCTTCAGCCCCTGTGAGCCTATCCGTGCCGAGCATATCTTAGCAGCTAACGGCGTGACATCACTCATGGACATGGTAGCGTGGACCTTGTGTGATCCTGGTCAAGGTGTCTTGTACCTGACTGCGAATTTCTTCATGCTTGACTATAACATGACAGTACGAGCTGGGCTCACCACCATCCCCGTTTCTACACTTGACCTGTCCAATCCCTTTGGCTCCAACGGTCTATCCGAACTGACTAGTGCCTTGGACATGGCCTCTAGCTCAGCCCTCAAAGATCGAGGAATAGAGTGTCGCGTTCTCTTTCTCTGCAACCCCACGAATCCTCAAGGCCGATGCTATTCCCCCCAGACGCTCGAGGGTCTGGCCTCATGGTGTATTGAGAAAAGGATGCATCTCGTAGTCGATGAGATCTATGCTATGTCTACCCTGGCAGACAACAACGACGACGCCGATATTACACCCTTCACTAGCATCTTATCTACCAGTAGCCAAAAAAATGTACACTGTCTCTATGGCATGAGCAAAGACTTCAACATGGGTGGTCTTCGAATGGGATTTCTCGTCACCAGAAACCCAGTCATCAAGGCCGCCGCCTCACAAGCCGC ATGGTTCACTTGGCTCACCGTGGCATCGGACAAGTTTGTCACGCGCTTCTTACAGCAGCTAGATGTGATTCAAGGCTACCTCGATAACTACTGCTCAAAGCTTACGGAGGCATATCGAAGAACGACCACGGCTCTGAATAAGTACAAAATTCCATTTCAGCGAGCTGATGCGGGTTTGTTTGTCTTCATTGACCTCAGCCGCTGGGTTCACAACTTTGAGGCAGGAAAGATGGGGAGCTCTGAGATGCAACTCTGTCGGATGCTAATTGATAACGGAGTGTTTTTGAATCCAGGACAG TTTTCGCTGAGCAGTTTGCCGGATGCGATCGTCCTGGACGTTTCCGCCTTGTTTATTCGCAAGATTCAACAGTCGTCGAATTGGCAATCCAACGTATTGGACAGGCTTTGGATACATTAA
- a CDS encoding Alpha/Beta hydrolase protein, producing MYLLWRIGWLLLCLAAATGYVECHQQKPLGDQKPLSYPTFTIREQKDELCDAGSRFWTGTVNITADKSMFFWFFESRRDPETDPLVLWMSGGPGATGELGLTMGSGPCVVNADGNSTSRRKFSFTDRANVVYIDQPIGVGFSHITNRDDIAVTLQQGARDVYSFLSHLSTNVFPNLSGRSWNLAGESMGGHYVLGYAHYMASLEGQTSLINISSIVIIDGYVDASRQSVGYYDFFCTDWALDGRKAPLMNESACADMAAAVPSCELLGSYCRESYDLLVCGQAFSACEETVGEHFLSGVVPGGWDPYDGRHTCESPPLCSNFAHGRSWKFFNQPWVQEQLGQPYSQFELIDFDTGMRWHRAKSLFLPVTREMTWLLDNTCIRILVINGNNDIIINTPGQMRMLDEQPWHGQARYRSQVYQDWYFGTGDITSDVQGWDVKRGGFWKGTERLALYAIDEAGHFAPYHQPEAVGAVLRTWLGTSDNADQRASG from the exons ATGTATCTCTTATGGAGAATCGGATGGCTACTGCTCTGCCTGGCTGCCGCAACAGGTTATGTTGAATGCCATCAACAAAAGCCTCTCGGTGACCAGAAACCACTCAGCTATCCCACTTTCACCATCCGCGAGCAAAAAGATGAGCTCTGCGATGCAGGTTCTCGGTTCTGGACCGGCACCGTCAATATCACTGCTGACAAATCCATGTTCTTTT GGTTCTTTGAGAGTCGTCGTGACCCCGAGACGGATCCTTTGGTTCTCTGGATGAGCGG TGGACCGGGTGCGACAGGAGAATTGGGCTTAACTATGGGAAGCGGCCCTTGCGTCGTCAACGCTGATGGCAACTCTACAAGTCGCCGCAAATTCTCTTTCACAGACCGAGCCAATGTTGTTTATATCGA TCAACCAATTGGTGTGGGATTCTCACATATAACTAATCGCGACGATATTGCCGTCACCCTACAACAAGGCGCCCGCGATGTTTACTCTTTCCTGTCGCACCTATCGACAAACGTTTTTCCCAATCTGTCCGGTCGCTCTTGGAACTTGGCCGGTGAATCGATGGGCGGCCACTATGTTCTTGGTTATGCGCACTATATGGCTTCCCTTGAAGGCCAGACGTCACTTATTAACATTTCCTCTATCGTGATTATAGATGGTTACGTGGACGCATCACGTCAAAGTGTAGGGTATTATGACTTCTTCTGTACTGACTGGGCCCTAGACGGCCGCAAGGCGCCTCTGATGAATGAGTCGGCCTGTGCGGATATGGCCGCCGCTGTCCCTTCTTGTGAACTGCTAGGCAGTTACTGCCGCGAATCTTATGATCTGCTAGTGTGCGGGCAAGCATTTTCGGCCTGTGAGGAAACAGTGGGTGAGCATTTCCTCAGTGGAGTTGTTCCTGGAGGATGGGATCCTTATGATG GTCGCCATACCTGCGAGAGTCCCCCTCTATGCTCAAACTTCGCTCATGGGCGCTCTTGGAAGTTCTTCAATCAACCTTGGGTTCAAGAACAGCTTGGACAGCCTTACTCCCAATTCGAGCTCATCGATTTCGATACCGGGATGCGTTGGCATCGCGCAAAGAGTCTCTTTTTGCCAGTCACACGAGAAATGACTTGGCTCCTCGACAATACATGTATTCGAATTTTGGTGATTAATGGAAATAATGATATTATCAT TAATACACCTGGTCAAATGCGAATGTTGGACGAGCAGCCTTGGCATGGCCAGGCACGCTACCGAAGCCAGGTTTACCAAGACTGGTATTTTGGAACAGGAGACATCACGTCGGATGTCCAAGGTTGGGATGTGAAACGGGGCGGGTTTTGGAAGGGAACAGAACGTCTAGCGCTGTATGCCATTGATGAAGCTGGGCATTTCGCACCCTATCACCAGCCTGAAGCAGTGGGTGCCGTGCTAAGAACTTGGCTTGGCACTTCAGACAACGCAGATCAAAGAGCTTCTGGATAA